One genomic region from Epinephelus fuscoguttatus linkage group LG8, E.fuscoguttatus.final_Chr_v1 encodes:
- the zgc:66448 gene encoding uncharacterized protein zgc:66448, whose amino-acid sequence MAAVDPSESPKRQKSPAEEVETSGEKGEAVESGCSSNQKDETTDNKTAASPDDERRASVGNDGGGIASHSEVSVESGAGAEKTTCNSTEDLTSAEKMAEAPAGDQRSFDWSETEDDDEEAKTHRVENDKCDPSNVTESTGGVQQDADVDDDSTDDADEIQEELTSHPDERSTEKKPAEELVGEVDGIEEVVEGDEEADRAEDAKPKKCRLVCKECGKRFTRRETFNLHRHFHAHEDELTPLTCKECGLTFQHRSSLIKHRNEHKEKEEQLAASKQEGRFECAECERIFSTVDKLRDHNCCNTVEKPYHCPLCRQEFQFKVSITKHMMIHSHESSMVQRYQQRCHSALKPYECPECGLVFKHYSVMEDHRRKHTDNTRSHLCNICGKTFKYSSLLHQHQYLHTGQKPFRCPECGKKFAFAQNMKAHCRQHRLRETSAEQPSSKQAPASAQEAVRGAGKENTHHSEEPKRSFNCPLCPQTYGAPANLRAHMLIHEAEYEMQERNPRPPKEISKTWEKGHSCPHCPCVYRDENSLNMHLSSVHKSVAQYSETVAPPPKNKFTPLSSDNVQGKWKSDGVSVKSYKCSECGKTFRHRSVLELHMRIHSKDKPYQCKVCGKGFRFGSYLQQHLIIHTGKKPYKCPDCGKDFAFLQNMRTHQKLHQEKPFRCTNCRKGYSDEIQLQHHMLSHNGDKPHKCDLCDKSFGLAYLLRDHMNTHTGERPHRCDECNKTFSWFSSLLVHQKIHARKRQGFSQFNSFPIGARMRGRGSRGRRGARPVWSLARPLGTSGMVSAQPSPYPLSVLRDAEHRRAAQPQPSLLSPRMDLQGRQQKEPWLSERHPQPVQWKVDGGEVMPVPSSQQQHAAPQQTQFDSVPQLGLQQHHQRSPGWADSPLITQSGPASAQSSESSHMKESAAAIVSSVTAAVPKKSSPLLVSEMEQHRQPKPVAWSNTPTSTVLASTSSLHHDFSTSSSYPDGAALWSVRPALLTNSQSSPNKLGQELQLPRWASAPVSMQKERSTPPKKEDTRVWDMSNPQVIPSTVSQPEKSWNGCELQNQWVSGLAGASTSAQIDQSSAMPISTPVSHGVGSTLWDIQTPPGIPKTINSSENLVNTQDFQLQQKQVSSGWASVQSQTTTQKVPISIQYEPHRFGQGLGSPVWGFQSNQTLLTGQLKPGSGQELQQQPMVTGTQIIINQPSPFFSPPLAPLPPLALPGPHPLHSVAVGPLPRPPPPNIFFTPQAVMSERPHMTQTLPLPQLAPRTEPHKLGPRLPFAPERLLQCMICGCSLPRELDLQMHYLQHAQGEI is encoded by the exons ATGGCCGCCGTAGACCCATCGGAGTCTCCAAAACGACAGAAATCCCCTGCGGAGGAGGTGGAAACATCTGGGGAGAAAGGCGAGGCGGTGGAGTCGGGATGCAGCTCAAATCAGAAGGATGAAACGACAGATAATAAAACCGCGGCGAGCCCCGACGATGAGCGGAGAGCAAGTGTTGGTAACGACGGCGGTGGTATTGCCAGCCATTCTGAGGTTAGTGTCGAGTCCGGTGCTGGAGCCGAAAAAACGACATGTAATTCAACGGAGGACCTAACATCGGCTGAAAAAATGGCCGAGGCTCCTGCTGGCGACCAGCGCTCCTTCGACTGGTCCGAAACCGAAGACGACGATGAAGAGGCGAAAACACACAGGGTGGAAAATGATAAGTGTG ACCCCAGTAATGTTACAGAGAGTACAGGAGGGGTGCAGCAGGATGCAGATGTTGATGATGACAGTACAGATGATGCAGATGAGATTCAAGAGGAGTTGACCTCGCATCCTGATGAGAGGAGCACAGAGAAGAAGCCGGCTGAGGAGCTGGTGGGAGAGGTGGACGGGATAGAGGAGGTGGTTGAAGGAGATGAAGAGGCAGACCGAGCAGAGGACGCCAAGCCCAAAAAGTGCCGCTTGGTGTGCAAGGAGTGTGGGAAGAGGTTCACCCGCCGCGAGACGTTCAACCTTCACCGCCACTTCCACGCACATGAGGACGAGCTCACGCCCCTCACCTGTAAAGAATGCGGCCTTACCTTCCAGCACCGCAGCAGCCTcattaaacacagaaatgaaCATAAAGAGAAGGAGGAACAGCTTGCTGCGTCGAAGCAGGAGGGACGTTTTGAGTGTGCAGAATGTGAGAGGATCTTCTCCACAGTGGATAAGCTGAGGGACCACAACTGCTGCAACACAGTAGAAAAGCCTTACCACTGCCCCCTGTGCCGCCAAGAGTTCCAGTTCAAGGTGTCCATCACTAAGCACATGATGATCCACTCCCATGAGAGCAGCATGGTGCAGCGCTACCAGCAGCGGTGTCACAGCGCCCTGAAACCCTACGAATGCCCCGAGTGTGGCTTGGTTTTCAAACACTACTCCGTCATGGAAGACCACCGTCGCAAGCACACAGACAACACACGCTCTCACCTGTGCAACATCTGCGGTAAGACCTTCAAGTACAGCAGCCTCCTCCATCAGCATCAATATCTGCACACAGGCCAGAAGCCCTTCCGCTGCCCTGAGTGTGGCAAAAAATTCGCCTTTGCCCAGAACATGAAGGCACACTGCCGCCAGCATAGACTGCGTGAAACCTCAGCTGAGCAGCCCAGCAGCAAGCAGGCCCCTGCGTCTGCACAGGAGGCTGTTAGAGGGGCGGGGAAAGAGAACACACACCACAGTGAGGAACCTAAGCGCTCATTCAACTGCCCCCTTTGTCCTCAGACCTACGGGGCACCGGCTAACCTGAGAGCCCACATGCTTATTCACGAAGCCGAGTAtgagatgcaggagagaaaccCCAGACCCCCGAAAGAGATTAGCAAGACCTGGGAGAAAGGACACTCCTGTCCCCACTGCCCATGTGTTTATCGTGATGAAAACAGTTTAAATATGCACCTGTCAAGTGTCCACAAATCTGTAGCACAATACTCAGAAACGGTGGCACCACCACctaaaaataaattcactcCATTAAGCAGTGATAATGTACAGGGGAAATGGAAAAGCGATGGCGTAAGTGTTAAGTCGTACAAGTGTTCAGAGTGTGGGAAAACCTTCCGCCACCGCTCAGTGTTAGAGCTGCATATGCGCATACATTCCAAGGACAAGCCTTACCAGTGCAAAGTGTGCGGCAAAGGCTTTAGATTCGGTAGCTACTTACAGCAGCATCTCATCATCCATACAGGCAAAAAGCCATACAAATGTCCTGACTGTGGGAAGGACTTTGCTTTCCTGCAAAACATGAGAACGCATCAAAAGCTGCATCAGGAAAAACCCTTCCGCTGCACCAACTGTCGCAAAGGTTACAGCGACGAAATCCAACTGCAGCACCATATGCTATCACACAACGGTGACAAACCTCACAAGTGTGACCTGTGCGACAAGAGCTTTGGATTAGCCTATCTGCTGCGTgatcacatgaacacacacacaggcgagAGGCCTCATCGCTGTGATGAGTGTAACAAAACTTTTTCTTGGTTCAGCAGCCTGCTGGTGCACCAGAAGATCCACGCTCGCAAGCGCCAGGGTTTCAGCCAGTTTAATTCTTTCCCAATAGGTGCTAGGATGAGAGGCAGGGGTAgcagggggaggagaggggcgAGACCCGTATGGAGCTTAGCCAGACCATTAGGAACCTCTGGGATGGTTAGCGCTCAGCCGTCTCCATATCCACTTTCTGTACTGAGAGATGCTGAGCACAGAAGGGCGGCCCAGCCACAGCCCTCACTGCTCTCACCTCGCATGGATTTACAGGGTAGACAGCAGAAGGAGCCGTGGCTGTCTGAGCGACACCCTCAGCCGGTGCAGTGGAAGGTGGACGGTGGCGAGGTGATGCCTGTCCCATCGTCGCAGCAGCAACACGCGGCTCCACAGCAGACGCAGTTTGACAGCGTGCCGCAGCTGGGCCTGCAGCAGCACCATCAGAGAAGTCCAGGCTGGGCAGATAGCCCTTTGATAACTCAGTCAGGCCCCGCATCTGCTCAGAGTTCAGAGTCATCACACATGAAAGAGAGCGCAGCTGCCATCGTCAGCTCAGTCACGGCAGCTGTGccaaaaaaatccagcccaTTGTTAGTGAGTGAGATGGAGCAGCACAGGCAGCCCAAGCCTGTTGCTTGGAGTAACACACCCACATCGACTGTGCTAGCTTCCACAAGCTCGTTGCATCATGATTTTTCTACTTCCTCGTCTTACCCAGATGGGGCAGCTCTGTGGAGCGTCAGACCCGCTCTGCTAACAAATTCACAGAGCTCTCCAAATAAGCTCGGTCAAGAGCTTCAGCTGCCAAGATGGGCAAGTGCCCCAGTGTCAATGCAAAAGGAGCGATCCACACCTCCTAAAAAAGAGGACACTAGAGTGTGGGATATGAGTAATCCTCAAGTAATACCGTCGACTGTTAGCCAGCCAGAGAAGTCATGGAACGGCTGCGAGCTGCAAAACCAGTGGGTCTCAGGCTTAGCAGGTGCATCCACCTCAGCTCAAATAGACCAAAGCAGTGCTATGCCAATTTCAACTCCAGTTTCTCACGGGGTAGGTAGCACCTTGTGGGACATACAAACACCACCAGGAATTCCAAAGACTATAAACTCCTCTGAGAATTTAGTAAATACTCAAGATTTTCAGCTGCAGCAAAAGCAGGTGTCATCTGGCTGGGCCAGTGTACAGAGTCAGACAACAACACAGAAGGTTCCCATCTCCATTCAATACGAGCCTCATCGTTTTGGCCAGGGGTTGGGATCGCCAGTGTGGGGCTTCCAAAGTAATCAAACACTGCTCACTGGGCAGCTCAAACCAGGGAGTGGGCAggagctgcagcaacagccaaTGGTAACAGGCACTCAAATAATCATAAACCAGCCTTCTCCATTTTTCTCACCTCCACtcgcccccctccctcctcttgcTCTGCCCGGCCCACACCCTCTTCACTCTGTCGCAGTTGGCCCACTTCCAAGACCTCCACccccaaatatttttttcactccACAGGCAGTTATGAGCGAGAGGCCACACATGACACAGACCCTGCCCCTACCTCAGCTCGCCCCGCGGACAGAACCTCACAAACTCGGACCCCGTTTGCCTTTTGCCCCAGAACGGCTTCTCCAGTGCATGATATGCGGGTGTTCTCTTCCCCGGGAGCTGGATCTACAAATGCATTACTTGCAACATGCACAAGGAGAGATTTGA